The Streptomyces nitrosporeus genome includes a window with the following:
- a CDS encoding metal-sensitive transcriptional regulator has translation MTTTDATDTADTGTDPGTGTETGPAAVPGPDAGAGPEPGAGPAAAPETGAETSSAAVPETEPVPASGPVVTDHDRGIHGYHHQKDEHLKRLRRIEGQIRGLQRMVDEDVYCIDILTQVSASTKGLQSFALQLLEEHLRHCVADAALKGGGEIDAKVEEATKAIARLLRT, from the coding sequence ATGACCACCACCGACGCGACCGACACGGCCGACACCGGAACAGACCCGGGCACGGGTACCGAGACGGGTCCGGCCGCGGTGCCGGGGCCGGACGCGGGGGCGGGGCCGGAGCCGGGGGCGGGACCGGCCGCGGCGCCGGAAACGGGCGCGGAGACAAGCTCGGCCGCGGTGCCGGAAACGGAGCCGGTTCCGGCCTCCGGGCCCGTGGTCACCGATCACGACCGCGGGATCCACGGCTACCACCACCAGAAGGACGAGCACCTCAAGCGCCTGCGCCGTATCGAGGGCCAGATCCGCGGCCTCCAGCGGATGGTGGACGAGGACGTCTACTGCATCGACATACTCACCCAGGTCTCCGCGTCCACCAAGGGACTCCAGTCCTTCGCGCTCCAGCTGCTGGAGGAGCACCTGCGGCACTGCGTGGCCGACGCCGCCCTCAAGGGGGGCGGGGAGATCGACGCGAAGGTCGAGGAAGCCACCAAGGCGATCGCCCGCCTGCTCCGCACCTGA
- the pstB gene encoding phosphate ABC transporter ATP-binding protein PstB has translation MAKRIDVGGLTAYYGSHKAIEDISMTVEPRSVTAFIGPSGCGKSTFLRTLNRMHEVTPGGRVEGKVLLDDENLYGPGVDPVAVRRTVGMVFQRPNPFPTMSIFDNVAAGLRLNGSYRKNQLGDIVEKSLRGANLWNEVKDRLNKPGSGLSGGQQQRLCIARAIAVEPDVLLMDEPCSALDPISTLAIEDLIGELKERFTIVIVTHNMQQAARVSDRTAFFNLAAVGKPGRLIEIDETERIFSNPSVQATEDYISGRFG, from the coding sequence ATGGCCAAGCGCATCGACGTCGGCGGACTCACCGCCTACTACGGCTCCCACAAGGCCATCGAGGACATCTCGATGACCGTGGAACCCCGCTCCGTGACCGCCTTCATCGGCCCGTCCGGCTGCGGCAAGTCCACCTTCCTGCGCACCCTGAACCGCATGCACGAGGTGACCCCCGGCGGCCGGGTCGAGGGCAAGGTGCTGCTCGACGACGAGAACCTGTACGGCCCCGGGGTCGACCCGGTCGCCGTCCGCCGCACCGTCGGCATGGTCTTCCAGCGCCCGAACCCCTTCCCCACCATGTCGATCTTCGACAACGTCGCGGCGGGCCTGCGGCTCAACGGTTCGTACCGCAAGAACCAGCTCGGCGACATCGTCGAGAAGTCCCTGCGCGGCGCCAACCTCTGGAACGAGGTCAAGGACCGCCTGAACAAGCCGGGCTCCGGCCTCTCCGGCGGTCAGCAGCAGCGCCTGTGCATCGCCCGCGCCATCGCGGTCGAGCCGGACGTGCTCCTGATGGACGAACCGTGCTCGGCCCTCGACCCGATCTCGACCCTCGCCATCGAGGACCTGATCGGCGAGCTGAAGGAACGCTTCACGATCGTGATCGTGACGCACAACATGCAGCAGGCCGCGCGCGTCTCGGACCGCACCGCCTTCTTCAACCTCGCGGCGGTCGGCAAGCCCGGCCGGCTGATCGAGATCGACGAGACGGAGCGGATCTTCTCCAACCCGTCCGTGCAGGCCACCGAGGACTACATCTCGGGCCGCTTCGGATAA
- the pstC gene encoding phosphate ABC transporter permease subunit PstC, with protein MASTTSLDTPPAPPAPRDRPRSTGRVGDKIFIGLSRGSGILLLVVMASIAVFLGYRAATAISENEGNFLTTFDWNPAGDPPVFGIAVLLFGTVVSSVIAMVIAVPIAVGIALFISHYAPRKLAAPLGYVIDLLAAVPSIVYGIWGALVLVPYLEGLNLWLDQFFGWTYVFDKTAIGVPRSLFTVGILLAIMILPIVTSVTREVFLQVPKMNEEAALALGATRWEVVRLSVLPFGRSGIISASMLGLGRALGETMAVATVLSPSFLISLHVLNHGGGTFAQNIAAKFGEADEFGRDALIASGLVLFVLTLLVNGAARLIIARRKEYSGANA; from the coding sequence ATGGCTTCCACCACATCACTCGACACCCCGCCGGCTCCGCCGGCACCACGTGACCGCCCCAGGTCCACCGGGCGCGTCGGCGACAAGATCTTCATAGGCCTCTCCCGGGGCTCCGGCATCCTGCTGCTGGTGGTCATGGCGTCGATCGCCGTGTTCCTCGGCTACCGGGCCGCGACGGCCATCTCGGAGAACGAGGGCAACTTCCTCACCACCTTCGACTGGAACCCGGCCGGCGACCCGCCGGTCTTCGGCATCGCCGTCCTGCTCTTCGGCACGGTCGTCAGCTCGGTCATCGCGATGGTCATCGCGGTCCCGATCGCCGTCGGCATCGCCCTGTTCATCTCGCACTACGCGCCGCGCAAGCTGGCCGCCCCCCTCGGGTACGTGATCGACCTGCTGGCCGCCGTGCCCAGCATCGTCTACGGCATCTGGGGCGCCCTCGTCCTCGTCCCGTACCTGGAGGGCCTGAACCTCTGGCTCGACCAGTTCTTCGGCTGGACGTACGTCTTCGACAAGACCGCGATCGGCGTCCCCCGCTCGCTCTTCACCGTCGGCATCCTGCTCGCGATCATGATCCTGCCGATCGTGACCAGCGTCACCCGTGAGGTCTTCCTCCAGGTCCCGAAGATGAACGAGGAAGCGGCGCTCGCCCTCGGCGCCACCCGCTGGGAGGTCGTCCGGCTCTCGGTCCTGCCCTTCGGCCGCTCCGGGATCATCTCGGCCTCGATGCTGGGCCTGGGCCGCGCGCTCGGCGAGACGATGGCCGTCGCCACGGTCCTCTCCCCCAGCTTCCTGATCTCCCTGCACGTGCTCAACCACGGCGGCGGCACCTTCGCCCAGAACATCGCCGCCAAGTTCGGCGAGGCCGACGAATTCGGGCGCGACGCCCTGATCGCCTCGGGTCTCGTCCTCTTCGTCCTCACCCTGCTGGTCAACGGCGCGGCCCGGCTCATCATCGCCCGCCGCAAGGAGTACTCGGGGGCCAACGCATGA
- the pstA gene encoding phosphate ABC transporter permease PstA translates to MSHATTTGLRDSVPGTIPDSGGKTAGLSSRRLPRWAPLGFAAVAVLLGVGISSIAGWHSRIQWGLLSALFFLAISYVATTVVENKRQAKDRLATSVVWVCFLVAVVPLASLLWTTVSRGAERLDGYFLTHSMAGVLGPEASGGVYHALIGTLEQVGIATVISAPLGLLTAVYLVEYGKGALAKAVTFFVDVMTGIPSIVAGLFILSIMLILEIEPSGLMGALALTILMLPVVVRSTEEMLKLVPNELREASLALGIPKWRTILKVVLPTAIGGITTGVMLAIARIAGETAPIMLLVFGSQLINTNPFDGAQSSLPFYIYEQYKVGEVASYDRAWAAALVLIAFVMILNLVARGIARWKAPR, encoded by the coding sequence ATGAGCCACGCCACCACCACCGGCCTGCGGGACAGCGTCCCCGGGACCATCCCGGACAGCGGCGGGAAGACCGCCGGCCTCAGCAGCCGCCGCCTCCCCCGCTGGGCCCCGCTCGGCTTCGCCGCCGTCGCGGTCCTGCTCGGCGTCGGTATCAGCAGCATCGCCGGCTGGCACAGCCGCATCCAGTGGGGCCTGCTCTCCGCCCTGTTCTTCCTGGCGATCTCCTACGTGGCGACCACCGTGGTCGAGAACAAGCGCCAGGCCAAGGACCGGCTCGCCACCAGCGTCGTCTGGGTGTGCTTCCTGGTCGCCGTCGTCCCGCTCGCCTCACTGCTGTGGACGACGGTCAGCCGCGGTGCGGAGCGCCTGGACGGCTACTTCCTCACCCACTCCATGGCCGGGGTCCTCGGTCCCGAGGCCAGCGGCGGTGTCTACCACGCGCTGATCGGCACCCTGGAGCAGGTCGGGATCGCCACCGTGATCTCCGCCCCGCTGGGCCTGCTGACCGCGGTCTACCTGGTCGAGTACGGCAAGGGCGCGCTCGCCAAGGCCGTGACCTTCTTCGTCGACGTGATGACGGGTATCCCCTCCATCGTCGCCGGGCTCTTCATCCTGTCGATCATGCTGATCCTGGAGATCGAACCGTCCGGCCTGATGGGCGCGCTGGCGCTGACCATCCTGATGCTGCCCGTCGTGGTCCGCTCGACGGAAGAGATGCTCAAGCTGGTGCCGAACGAACTGCGTGAGGCCTCGCTCGCCCTCGGCATCCCGAAGTGGCGGACCATCCTGAAGGTGGTCCTGCCCACCGCGATCGGCGGCATCACCACCGGCGTCATGCTCGCCATCGCCCGTATCGCCGGTGAGACGGCCCCGATCATGCTGCTGGTCTTCGGCAGCCAGCTGATCAACACGAACCCCTTCGACGGCGCCCAGTCCTCGCTGCCCTTCTACATCTACGAGCAGTACAAGGTCGGCGAGGTCGCCTCCTACGACCGCGCCTGGGCCGCGGCCCTGGTCCTGATCGCCTTCGTCATGATCCTCAACCTGGTGGCCCGCGGGATCGCCCGCTGGAAGGCCCCGCGGTGA
- a CDS encoding phosphatase PAP2 family protein codes for MAGLALEGSNPDVSLLYDINGLAKAAPTWFDRVMEFVGEFGIMFAMVALGLWCWWSVRRRGTTEESVTAVAGLVWAPLAAGIALIINIPIRGFVERPRPFNDHDGLEVLVEGKTDFSFVSDHATMAMAIAVGLFVANRKFGLFALGLALLEGFCRIYMGVHYPTDVIGGFALGTAVALLLAPLAMMLLTPLLGAVARTDSVGWMVRSRKPLTAAAGGRNESQGIPEPRPGGNRGGPGEKDLAA; via the coding sequence ATGGCTGGACTCGCACTCGAAGGGTCGAACCCGGACGTCAGCCTGCTCTACGACATCAACGGGCTGGCGAAGGCGGCTCCCACCTGGTTCGACCGGGTCATGGAGTTCGTCGGTGAGTTCGGGATCATGTTCGCCATGGTCGCGCTCGGCCTGTGGTGCTGGTGGAGCGTTCGTAGGCGTGGGACGACCGAGGAATCGGTGACCGCGGTCGCCGGACTGGTGTGGGCGCCCCTCGCGGCCGGGATCGCGTTGATCATCAACATCCCGATCCGGGGGTTCGTCGAACGGCCACGGCCGTTCAACGACCACGACGGTCTCGAGGTCCTGGTGGAGGGGAAGACGGACTTCTCCTTCGTCAGCGACCACGCGACGATGGCGATGGCGATCGCGGTGGGGCTGTTCGTGGCCAACCGGAAGTTCGGCCTCTTCGCGCTGGGGCTGGCGCTGCTCGAAGGGTTCTGCCGCATCTACATGGGTGTGCACTACCCGACCGACGTCATCGGTGGTTTCGCCCTGGGCACGGCGGTGGCCCTCCTTCTCGCCCCGCTCGCGATGATGTTGCTGACGCCGCTGCTGGGTGCGGTGGCGCGTACGGATTCGGTGGGCTGGATGGTCCGCTCGCGGAAGCCTCTTACGGCGGCGGCCGGGGGCCGGAACGAGTCCCAGGGCATCCCCGAGCCGCGTCCGGGCGGGAACCGCGGCGGCCCCGGTGAGAAGGACCTGGCCGCGTAG
- a CDS encoding inorganic phosphate transporter, whose protein sequence is MDTFALIVTIGVALGFTYTNGFHDSANAIATSVSTRALTPRAALAMAAVMNLAGAFLGQGVAKTVSEGLIATPEGQKGMGILFAALVGAVIWNLVTWYYGLPSSSSHALFGGMVGAALAGGTVVHWDGVLSKIVIPMFLSPVIGLVVGYLVMVGIMWIFRKTNPHKAKRGFRIAQTVSAAGMALGHGLQDAQKTMGIVVMALVIADVEGPNDEIPVWVKIVCALMLSLGTYAGGWRIMRTLGRKIIELDPPQGFAAETTGASIMFGSAFLFHAPISTTHVITSAIMGVGATKRVNAVRWGVAKNIILGWFITMPAAALVAALSYGIVFLLFG, encoded by the coding sequence GTGGACACCTTTGCGCTGATCGTGACCATCGGTGTCGCGCTCGGCTTCACGTATACGAACGGCTTCCACGACTCGGCGAACGCCATCGCCACCTCGGTCTCCACCCGGGCGCTGACCCCGCGTGCGGCTCTGGCGATGGCCGCGGTGATGAACCTCGCGGGTGCCTTCCTGGGCCAGGGGGTCGCCAAGACCGTCAGCGAAGGCCTCATCGCCACGCCCGAGGGCCAGAAGGGGATGGGCATCCTCTTCGCGGCGCTGGTCGGCGCGGTGATCTGGAACCTCGTCACCTGGTACTACGGCCTGCCGTCCTCCTCCTCGCACGCCCTGTTCGGCGGCATGGTGGGCGCGGCGCTGGCCGGCGGGACGGTGGTGCACTGGGACGGCGTGCTGTCCAAGATCGTCATCCCGATGTTCCTCTCCCCGGTCATCGGCCTGGTCGTCGGCTATCTGGTGATGGTCGGGATCATGTGGATATTCCGGAAGACCAACCCGCACAAGGCCAAGCGCGGCTTCCGTATCGCGCAGACGGTCTCGGCCGCGGGCATGGCGCTCGGTCACGGCCTCCAGGACGCGCAGAAGACGATGGGCATCGTGGTGATGGCCCTGGTCATCGCCGATGTCGAGGGTCCGAACGACGAGATCCCGGTCTGGGTGAAGATCGTCTGCGCGCTGATGCTGTCGCTGGGTACCTACGCCGGTGGCTGGCGCATCATGCGCACCCTGGGCCGCAAGATCATCGAGCTGGACCCGCCGCAGGGGTTCGCGGCGGAGACGACCGGTGCGTCGATCATGTTCGGCTCGGCGTTCCTGTTCCACGCGCCGATCTCCACCACTCACGTCATCACCTCCGCGATCATGGGTGTGGGTGCCACGAAGCGGGTCAACGCGGTCCGCTGGGGCGTCGCCAAGAACATCATCCTCGGCTGGTTCATCACGATGCCCGCCGCGGCACTCGTCGCCGCGCTGAGTTACGGGATCGTGTTCCTGCTCTTCGGCTGA
- a CDS encoding histidine phosphatase family protein: MTGTGTATRYLYVARHGEAPPDGSGLTERGRRQATLLGRRLRRSPLTAVHHGPLPRAAETARLVGKQLGPGVPVREAEEAGDYVPYVPRREELPPESADRLLGFVERIPAEERARGPELLRAATARFTGPADGGEPRHELIVTHAFLAAWLVRDALDAPPWRWLGLNHANAALTVIRYPPHRPAAVITMNDLGHLPPDLHWTGFPPELRV; the protein is encoded by the coding sequence ATGACCGGAACAGGAACCGCGACCCGCTACCTCTACGTGGCCCGCCACGGCGAGGCGCCGCCCGACGGGTCCGGGCTGACGGAACGCGGCCGGCGCCAGGCCACCCTGCTCGGCCGGCGGCTCCGGCGCAGCCCGCTCACCGCCGTCCACCACGGCCCCCTCCCCCGCGCCGCCGAAACCGCCCGTCTGGTGGGAAAGCAGCTCGGGCCGGGTGTCCCGGTACGGGAGGCGGAGGAGGCCGGCGACTACGTGCCGTACGTCCCCCGGCGCGAGGAACTTCCACCGGAGTCGGCGGACCGGCTGCTCGGGTTCGTCGAACGGATACCCGCCGAGGAGCGCGCCCGTGGTCCGGAACTGCTGCGCGCGGCGACAGCCAGGTTCACCGGGCCGGCCGACGGCGGCGAACCCCGCCACGAACTGATCGTCACCCATGCTTTCCTGGCCGCCTGGCTGGTCCGCGACGCGCTCGACGCCCCGCCCTGGCGCTGGCTGGGCCTCAACCACGCCAACGCCGCTCTGACCGTGATCCGTTACCCACCGCACCGACCGGCCGCCGTCATCACGATGAACGACCTCGGACACCTGCCACCGGACCTGCACTGGACGGGCTTCCCGCCCGAACTCCGCGTCTGA
- a CDS encoding bifunctional lytic transglycosylase/C40 family peptidase — protein sequence MRKYWVFVGGGIGLGLCFIALLVVGTYSAAAGISGASGTVGLAKGAVPARYKPLVEKWGNLCPAINPALLAAQLYQESGWNPRAQSHAAAQGIAQFIPGTWASHGIDGDNDGDRDVWDPADAIPSAASYDCELAGYVKKVPGDPTDNMLAAYNAGAYRVIRSGGVPAISETQNYVKIIRSLEKSFARPVGRVAPSRQAAGAIYFAQKKLGTPYLWGGNGTAEQGGRFDCSGLTQAAYRTVDIELPRVANDQYNAGPHPSRDELLPGDLVFFSDDLNNSRAIRHVGLYVGGGYMINAPYTGAVIRFDKIDTPDYFGATRVTEDGAAALPTDLPQG from the coding sequence GTGCGGAAATACTGGGTCTTCGTAGGCGGTGGGATCGGGCTCGGCCTGTGTTTCATCGCGCTGCTCGTCGTGGGGACGTACTCCGCCGCTGCCGGGATCTCCGGGGCGAGCGGGACCGTCGGGCTGGCCAAGGGAGCTGTTCCCGCGCGGTACAAGCCGTTGGTGGAGAAGTGGGGGAACCTCTGCCCCGCCATCAACCCCGCCCTGCTGGCCGCGCAGTTGTACCAGGAGAGCGGCTGGAACCCGCGTGCCCAGAGTCATGCCGCCGCCCAGGGGATCGCGCAGTTCATCCCCGGTACCTGGGCCTCGCACGGGATCGACGGTGACAACGACGGGGACCGCGACGTGTGGGACCCGGCGGACGCCATCCCCTCCGCGGCCTCGTACGACTGCGAGCTCGCCGGGTACGTGAAGAAGGTGCCCGGCGACCCGACCGACAACATGCTCGCCGCGTACAACGCCGGGGCCTACCGGGTGATCAGGTCGGGCGGGGTGCCCGCGATCAGCGAGACACAGAACTACGTGAAGATCATCCGTTCGCTGGAGAAGAGCTTCGCCCGGCCGGTGGGGCGGGTGGCGCCGTCGCGCCAGGCGGCGGGGGCGATCTACTTCGCGCAGAAGAAACTGGGGACGCCGTACCTCTGGGGCGGGAACGGCACCGCCGAGCAGGGGGGCAGGTTCGACTGCTCCGGGCTGACGCAGGCCGCGTACCGGACGGTCGACATCGAGCTGCCACGGGTGGCGAACGACCAGTACAACGCGGGCCCGCACCCCTCGCGGGACGAACTGCTCCCCGGTGACCTGGTGTTCTTCTCGGACGATCTGAACAACTCGCGGGCCATCCGGCACGTGGGCCTGTACGTCGGGGGCGGGTACATGATCAACGCGCCGTACACCGGTGCGGTGATCCGGTTCGACAAGATCGACACGCCGGACTACTTCGGAGCGACCCGGGTCACCGAGGACGGGGCCGCCGCGCTGCCCACCGACCTGCCGCAGGGATGA
- a CDS encoding DUF47 domain-containing protein has translation MRFRLTPRETSFYDMFSASADNIVTGSKLLMELLGADSASRVEIAERMRAAEHAGDDATHAIFHQLNSSFITPFDREDIYNLASSLDDIMDFMEEAVDLVVLYQIEALPKGVEQQIEVLARAAELTAEAMPGLRTMDNLTEYWIEVNRLENQADQIHRKLLAHLFNGKYDAMDVLKLKQIVDVLEEAADAFEHVANTVETIAVKES, from the coding sequence GTGCGCTTTCGTCTGACCCCCAGGGAGACGAGCTTCTACGACATGTTTTCCGCGTCCGCGGACAACATCGTCACGGGCTCCAAGCTCCTGATGGAACTGCTCGGGGCGGATTCAGCCTCCCGGGTCGAGATCGCGGAGCGTATGCGGGCAGCGGAACACGCGGGGGACGATGCCACCCACGCGATCTTCCACCAGCTGAACTCCTCGTTCATCACGCCGTTCGACCGCGAGGACATCTACAACCTCGCCTCGTCGCTCGACGACATCATGGACTTCATGGAAGAGGCCGTCGACCTGGTCGTGCTGTACCAGATCGAGGCGCTCCCCAAGGGCGTCGAGCAGCAGATCGAGGTGCTGGCCCGGGCGGCGGAGCTGACCGCGGAGGCCATGCCGGGGCTGCGCACCATGGACAACCTCACCGAGTACTGGATCGAGGTCAACCGTCTGGAGAACCAGGCCGACCAGATCCACCGCAAGCTGCTGGCCCATCTGTTCAACGGCAAGTACGACGCCATGGACGTGCTGAAGCTGAAGCAGATCGTGGACGTGCTGGAAGAGGCGGCTGACGCGTTCGAGCACGTCGCCAACACCGTGGAGACCATCGCGGTCAAGGAGTCCTGA
- a CDS encoding alpha/beta hydrolase yields the protein MRGGTGLTWAALRDLKCAELEGAADGWGRAGNRADAARDRIEQQLLTGLRGTQHGEAAEGAVRRLRALSRNFQYVYTECGLVRTALNSLAHELKVRQRALREALDDAAALKFTVHADGSVSYPAAGRGLIADRPPQGGTAAPSSPLPPAPPSLPAPPPALTAPNPNTAKAQDIADRVAEAVRGAAETDWRYAGILRRLKAHEGLGVPDTVRRDAARDAAAVRGAAGSYLRDAVPQDASPAERYAWWAGLTQEQREEYLAVYPDVIGNLDGIPALVRDTANRDNLQVLIGELEGRDDGRSAAQLEGLREIERQLEAGPRPGEPPMLLLGISDEGNGRAIVAFGNPDTARNVAAYVPGLNTSLDQGFARDDLKRARDTAIGARYHDPSSAVIAWLGYDAPQTPDGWGSLAVAGDGRAEEGGRAFHTFAEGLVVTNRNEDPHVTAIGHSYGSRTVGAATQQGDGIPGVDDIVLVGSPGVGVDDAGDLGVGREHVFVGAAENDVVTRLPSKEQVAAGAAAGPLAYLAGDLADPGDDDLWFGKDPASESFGARRFHVDDGPPLVGAGGVSIDAHSRYFDPHRDAASANSIALIAAGRSDQVKPEVYR from the coding sequence GTGAGGGGCGGCACGGGCCTGACCTGGGCGGCCCTGCGGGACCTGAAGTGCGCCGAGCTGGAGGGCGCGGCCGACGGATGGGGCCGCGCCGGCAACCGGGCCGACGCGGCGCGGGACCGCATCGAACAGCAGCTGCTGACCGGCCTGCGCGGTACGCAGCACGGAGAGGCGGCGGAGGGCGCGGTCCGCCGGCTGCGGGCACTGAGCCGGAACTTCCAGTACGTGTACACGGAGTGCGGGCTGGTCCGTACCGCGCTGAACAGCCTCGCCCACGAGCTGAAGGTACGGCAACGGGCGCTGAGGGAAGCGCTGGACGACGCCGCCGCGCTGAAGTTCACGGTCCACGCGGACGGTTCGGTGTCGTACCCGGCGGCGGGCAGGGGCCTGATCGCGGACAGGCCCCCGCAAGGCGGCACGGCCGCGCCCAGCAGCCCGCTGCCTCCGGCGCCCCCCTCGCTCCCGGCTCCGCCCCCGGCGCTCACCGCCCCGAACCCGAACACGGCGAAGGCCCAGGACATCGCGGACCGGGTGGCCGAGGCGGTACGCGGTGCCGCCGAGACCGACTGGCGGTACGCGGGCATCCTGCGGCGGCTCAAGGCCCACGAGGGCCTGGGCGTACCGGACACGGTCCGGCGGGACGCCGCGCGCGACGCGGCAGCGGTCCGGGGCGCGGCGGGATCGTACCTACGGGACGCCGTGCCCCAGGACGCGTCCCCGGCCGAGCGGTACGCCTGGTGGGCGGGCCTCACCCAGGAGCAGCGCGAGGAGTACCTGGCGGTGTACCCGGACGTGATCGGCAACCTGGACGGCATCCCCGCACTCGTCCGCGACACGGCGAACCGGGACAACCTGCAGGTGCTGATCGGCGAGCTGGAGGGCCGTGACGACGGCCGCTCGGCGGCCCAGCTGGAGGGGCTGCGGGAGATCGAGCGGCAGCTGGAGGCGGGTCCCCGGCCGGGAGAGCCGCCGATGCTCCTTCTGGGCATCAGCGACGAGGGGAACGGCCGGGCGATCGTGGCGTTCGGCAATCCGGACACGGCACGGAACGTGGCCGCGTACGTGCCGGGGCTGAACACGTCGCTGGACCAGGGCTTTGCCCGGGACGACCTCAAACGCGCGCGTGACACAGCGATCGGGGCGCGCTACCACGACCCCTCCTCCGCGGTCATCGCATGGCTCGGATATGACGCGCCTCAGACACCGGACGGGTGGGGGAGCCTGGCAGTGGCCGGTGACGGAAGAGCTGAAGAAGGCGGCCGGGCCTTCCATACGTTCGCGGAGGGCCTCGTGGTCACCAACCGGAACGAGGATCCTCATGTGACGGCCATCGGCCATTCATACGGCTCTCGCACTGTCGGCGCGGCCACACAGCAGGGCGATGGAATTCCGGGCGTCGACGATATCGTTCTGGTCGGCAGCCCGGGAGTGGGTGTGGACGATGCCGGAGACCTGGGCGTAGGGCGGGAGCATGTATTCGTCGGTGCCGCGGAAAACGACGTGGTGACCAGACTGCCGTCCAAGGAACAGGTTGCCGCCGGTGCGGCGGCGGGCCCCCTGGCCTACCTCGCCGGGGATCTCGCCGACCCGGGGGACGACGACCTCTGGTTCGGGAAGGACCCGGCGAGCGAGTCGTTCGGGGCCCGGCGGTTCCATGTGGACGACGGTCCGCCTCTCGTCGGAGCCGGGGGTGTTTCCATCGACGCGCATTCCCGGTATTTCGATCCGCATCGGGACGCCGCCTCGGCCAACAGTATCGCTCTGATCGCCGCAGGGCGCTCGGATCAGGTGAAGCCTGAGGTGTACCGCTGA